From the genome of Nicotiana tabacum cultivar K326 chromosome 2, ASM71507v2, whole genome shotgun sequence:
ctcatctctactccattgaggttagtcttgatacttattgggtaccgaccgtggtgtactcatacttaCTGTAGAGCTGTTTGaccatcgcagtcccttggaatcttttcatttcattgtactgttaatttgtaatcaaacagtattgtatattcggtcctcgtgatcattccatatattcagttagagttcgtgattcagtactaccagtcttgggaggttgtgtattgtaattatttccgttgttagtttttaattcaaaaaaaaaatggcttcagaatgtaatagaaatcggcttacctagtcttagagactaggtgccatcacgatacctgtggtgagattttgggtcgtgacaccaatgtagttgtatccttgtaATCATTAAGAATTTGTACCAATTCTCATGTGTTACGATAAGATTCCTTGACTTCTATACtttcctttgtttatttgatcaccaaGCCTAATAACATAATACACATAGTTTAAAGTTTGGTCGGAACCcacgttgtggacctcgaggtaatttgagtcCTTACCCGATATTTGGTGATGCagactagttaaaacagagttatttgtaaataggtgccctaacgcaccttaaaaatcgttaggtggcgactcttctcttttaattaccttcctttaaaagagttgtcacacgtcaaagcccgctttcgcgagaaaacgggtcgtgacaacatccattcactataaaagtcaagttttccTTGAAGCCGATTTTGtaagttatattttacctctctataataactttttacctataacaacaacaaccataaTTATGGCAGAACgctctttgtaaaattacccctctataacagccatatagaatctttaataatactaataataattctTAATATCTaaacataatattttttattaaataaagtttTCATCTTGCATAATacataagatttgaagatttgcacaTGATATTCTTTTTtgggaaaatgccaaaaatattaGATAGAAAATTTAATTGTTAAGCTCTTAGACTGTCTTCAAGGGAAAGTTATTGGATACCCGTTTGCTACAAAATTAGGCACAAATCTTTGGCAGTTCAAGCACTATGTCTCTACTAAGAGAATGGAGTCTACGAAATAAGCTATAAGTGCAAAGTTCTTCcatcaatcttgaaagaatttatttttcaaataaccttaaaatatgtGCTTAGAGTTTAAATCTTTGTATGTTTacttatgaatttattaataatgtattagcttttttaaatatttaattagtgaaatatgcatatcatttgagatttaaaatattaaatttttttttatcttttatatgtaacattaaaaaaataaataaattaatttttggataaattttatctatagcagccaaaaaatatttaaatatcaaATATTGTTATAGGTGTATAACAGTCATTcagtataaaagaaaaaaattatcgGAACAAACGAtgatgttatagagaggtttgactgtaatttaactattttcctaatagttaggactttttatttttctaatatttaggactttgcaATCAATTAAAATTATAGTTATTAAATATTTCCTCATTTGAACTATTtaggaagtcctaatatttaagaatttaaaatcaaGTAAGCTTTTGTTTATGTAAAAAACAAAATTCATATTTGAATTGAATAAAATAACTACTACCGTGTAATTATAATTATGTTTCTTCCATATAGAATAAATAATCCTAATTCCACACAAAGAACGTTCGATATACATAATTAATACAAACAAACCAAAACGTCCTTAGTAAATTACGAAGCTTAAAAGTATAAAAGAGCAAagccaaatattgtatttatcggAAAACAACGaagattttggttttgaaaaaaatagttagtgttagttgaaattattttgaaAACTAACATTTTGGTTAGTTGTcatgttttaaatttgaaaataaatattCTCAAAGATAAATATAATTGTTGATATTCGAGAAAATAAACatgacaaaaaatataaatattaaaatacCTAACAACCTAAAAATTTATAGAGAAAGTTATATAGAGTTAATTGCCACATAGTGAAAATTGATTTATATACCAACTTTTATACCttttgaaaaacaaatatttttcttcaaaaagtaAAACTACGTTTAAATATTTGTCATGCAAAACTAAacctaattttaatttttacgTGAATTTTATATATTTACTGCTTCTAGAATAGTATTAACGTAATCTTTTTAGAACCCATGAATTGcatataattttattacttcatATACGTAGTTCTTTACTAATTTGTTgaaaataattactattatttttctTATTGATTAAAGTAATAGCACAATTTGTATTTTCTCGGCGAGAGAAAAAGGCGTCTTTTGTTAGTTAGTTGACTTTATTTTGTGTTTTCTCTAATAAACTTAAGAATGTATAACTTTTCAAATAACATTTTACGGAATAGCTTAAATGTTCAAGGGTTAATGCGTTCTtgctaaaataaaaaataaagaaccgtaatttgtgaaattgaagtaatGATATTATAAAATTTTGTAATGACTTTTTAGTTGAATATATTGTCTGACATGATTGAGGTCTTATATGAGATATAGTTTCTATGTTTACTGTGTTAGCTTGATAGGTTCAACAATTACTATTTTCAAGAACTTATATTTTTTCTATAACTTTTTTTTATCACTCAAACATAACTTTTAATAgaatatttatgtaatattttAATAGTTCATACTTATCGAGATAGTGTTCACGCGCAATCGTTcgtttttttaccctttaaaactaGCTTTCACgttggaaaaaaataataatttaagttattttcctaaattTTATGAATAATCATCTAAAtttttttcctaatatttaggaataatcaCTTAATTATTTCTCTAGCACTTAGGACTTTGATCTAAAAAGTTATGTTATTTAATCATATAAACTCTATTTAGATTTAGGGTATTGAATTCCAAGTACTTcacgattttttttttatattgggtTTACGAGTATTGTTTTTGTTATAAGAGTTTAGGTTTAGTagtctttatttttctttatttggtttaagagtccttattttcctttttttttccagttttagGAGTACTTTTTCAAGATTTACATCACTGGAATAAACGAGCATTGCATCTTCTTTAACATACTTTACTATTTCATATAAATTGTTCTTTTTGTAcacaaattttaattaattaatgcGGAATACACGTGCAGCACAAATACACTAAAAGTTAGATTTAAACGCATTAAGATATATATACGCACAAAATTAGATTTAAAGAACCACCGATATAAAAGTTGGGCATGAACATACACTCGTTTGCAACAACAAAAAGATGTAAAAAaatgtttgttttaaaaaaagagacaaataagaagaaataaaatcaaatatatgtaaataaaataaaataggaaaaataaagagaaaaagaaaatttgttCTGTGGTTTTGGTAGGGTTTTTGACCTCTTTTCAAGATTCAACAATCTCTCTCACTCTCTGTGATTCCTCACAACAATTAACATAGCAATGGCGAAAGCAATATCCAGAAATCAGCAAATTCGCTATTTTCTGTATCACTCCATTTCTTCATCAAAACCTTCATTTCACAGCCTTTCAAAAGCTCTCCCCCACACCAAACCCCTACCCCTTTCTCCATTGGTAAGTCTTCATTTTATACTCAAAGTTTCAACTTTTTTCTAATCTCAAAGTAatcttttttgtttaattttgggtATTATACTGAAAGcgttcaacttttttttttctagtttCAGATTATTGGGCTGAAAAAAGTAATCTTTTTTGTTTAATATTTGGGTATCTATACTTGAATGAGTTTTTATAGTTTTTGATTAATGGGGCTgaaatttttttatcttttgttaGGTGGGTTTGTATACTTGAATGAGTTTTTATAGTTTTTGATTAATGGGGCtgaaattttttttatcttttgttaGGTGGGTTTGGGGAATCTTGCATTTCAGGCTATGAGTTCGGGTCGATTGGAGAGTGGATTGAATTGTTACAGGTCTCTTTGCACCTCTAATTCTGTTAATCAATCAAGTTCTGAGTCCAATGGATCCTCCTCTGGAGCTAATTCTGGAAAGAGTGAAAGTTCTGGTGGTTCTCAGAAGACTTCTGAACAGGGAAAGCCTATTCGGGGCAGTGtaagtttctttctttttttattcacTGAGAGATATACTGCATTTATGTAGAGGCAGATTCAGGATTTTAGGTGACTGCACCCACTACTCAGAGGCGGAAGCAGCCTTATAGCACCTTGTTCATCTGAACCTAATACTTACGAAGCGAAATATAAAATTCACTAAAATTGCTATAAATAGTAGGTTCAtacccataattttaaaaatatataagttcAATGCTAAGAACCTTAAATGTAGAACCCGTAGAGTTTAAATCTTGGATTCGCTCTACCACTACTCCTATGCTACCAGTCGGTGCAAGATTAGTATTAATATAAAATATTCGAAATTAGTATCAACATGTTTTTTGAATAGAAGTTGTCGGTATATGCATGTAATTTATGTATGTATAGCGAGTCGAAGATAGTGTGTTGTGAAAACCTGCTGCCTAACACTTGCATCGGGATTACATTTATGTGTATCTTTTAGTAAAAAGTATATTTAATCATATGGAGCTGCGATTTTTTCCTGTATTTATATTGAGCTTGTAGTTCAGGTATAAGCTGCAGAGTTTTTGCTTAATTTGTGGGATCGATAGTTTCGAATTTCTGTTCTGCTTTTCAGTTGCTGCATTCTTGATGGGAAAGTAGTATGAATGCTAATTTAACTTCATTGATTATAGTAGGGTGTAAAGgcttttcatttctgtttataATAGCTGCATTTTTTATGACAAAAATATAGTATGACTGCTTATGCAACTTCAACTGTTTATAGTATGACTACATTTATGTTGTATGTTTTAGTAAAAGGTAGATTTGATCATATGGAGCTGCTTTTATTTGCTGAATTGATTGGGTATTGAACTTGTAGCTCGGGTATAAGCTGTTTGCTTAATTTGTGTGATTGAAAGTTCCACTTTTCTGTTCTGCTTTGGGTTAGCTGCATTCTTGATGGAAAAATAGTACGAATGCTAATGCAACATCATCTGTTTATAGTGGGGTGTAAaagtttttcatttttgttgtttcgTAGAGCCTTAAATTGATAAGTAAATTAATTGACTTGTGCAGCCTGTTTCATGGATGAGCTTCTTTCTACTTGTTTGCACTGGAGCAGGATTGGTTTACTATTATGACAGGGAAAAGAAACGGCATATTGAAGGTAGATTACTATGGTGAGTTGTATTAGTTTTAGGAAAAGAAACTGTGGTTTGCTAATCACATAAAACActggggttttttttttttggctcatTAGACTTCGGGTTTGAAGGCACCATGGAGGAGGATTAATATTTATAAGACCACGTGTCCGATTAGGCTGCTAGTTACCTGTCAATATATATGCATTTAGGTTTTCAGGTTGTAGCACTGCCTGACTCTGAGTATAGTTACAATGgtcttgtgtgtgtgtgtgtgtgcgcgcaaGCAGATACGTTAGAATGCAGAGTCCGTAATTGCATAATGGATATCAAAAATCTTCTGCGTGTTCCTTTTCTGCTTGTTTCTTTGGCATCTGCCCATATCATTAGTATGAAGGTTTCTACTGCTAAACCTCTGATTATGCTTGTTTGTTGGTCCACTACTGAATTCTTGTGCCTTTTTAGAAGGGAAAAAAACGCATGCTAGAAAGTGTTATTCAGGAAGTTAGGTTTTGCATAGAAATATGGTGGTGTGGTTTTTCCTTTCTCTTCATTTGGTAGAGCAAGTGCGTGCATTTTCAATAGTGTGGCTTTGTGTTGGTATCACGAAAACACTGTTAAATGGCCTTCTGTTTTAAATTTATTGAAACTATCACCATAGTTTTCTTCTTACAGTTACTTAAACAAAAGTATCTCTATTTAATGGAACAAAACCACTGAGGTTTAAATActcattttatgaaattttggGTTTTTAAGTGGAAGTCACATGAGGTACTTCGTCAtacttcaaataaaaaatatttgtaTTTACTAGTAATATTTTTCTTCCCCTGTATTGATAAGCTTCTTTTATGATTATCCAAATAAAATTAAAGACCAATATATTACCCTTcccttttgttccttttgttcAGGGAGCGTTAAGTTTGCCGTACTAAACTTTTGCAGATAGTAAGATCATAGGCTTCAATATGTGTTCTTGCTCTCTAATTTCCTACCATTCTAGTTTGCTAATTAAGCTTGTTACTTGTTATAGATATCACCACTGCCTCAACTTCCGTAAAGCAAGGACCTTCCGCGGGAAAAGCAGCCATTGGTGGTCCATTTAATCTCATTGACCATAATGGAAAACCAGTAACTGAGAAAGACTTCTTTGGCAAGTGGACAGTTGTATATTTTGGTTTCACTCACTGTCCAGATATATGCCCAGATGAGCTACAAAAACTCGCTGCTGCAGTTGATAAAATTAGTAAGCCTTTTCATTATAGTTCTGTGCCCAAAATGGATGAAGTTTTGCATGATTATTGTGATTGGTcatttcatcaaccacatctttttctttctgttttataTTTATTCTTCCTCTCACCTTTCATGTTAATGTCTGATTTTCCAAGTTTTAGTCCAGTCTTAATTCCCAATTTGTTTGGTCAAAGGGAGGTAATAATAACAGAACTAGAAGGACCTTCTGATTTCCAGTGTTGATTCAGTGAAGAAAAGCTGATCGTGCATAAAAAGTATCATGTAAATTGAATGAACTCAAACAATTAACCTTTTTCCTTGCTTCAATTGTAATTTCATGTTGTGTATGAAAATGTTCAAAGTGGTTTTAATATTCTCCTAAAGGAGATGTTCATTCTGCTACCTAGGGGAGAAAATGTAAGCTAATGTCGTAGCAGACTACAATACCGCAGCTACTGACTGTTTAACAAATCAAAAGGCAACTAGTGGCTGTATagttccaattttttttttttgttgtgagAGAAAAGCCCATTAATTTATACTCTCTTATGTGATACACTTTGATTGTAAAGAAAGACTTTTGAAGCTTGTGGTCTAAAACAAGTCATAGTAATttttgtggctataaatcatctcattaagggtaaaataggaagtttaaagttaaattgtttcttaATATAGAAAGAcacaaattaaaaaggaaagtgcatcacataaattgggacagagggGGAGTAGTGTTTAGATGTCATGAtgtctttttccttttaattttaagcatatagaGATATGTTAATCTCCTAATTCGTTAATATACTCAATATGCAGAGAAGTCAGGAATTCAAGTAATACCTGTGTTTATCTCAGTTGATCCTGAAAGAGATACGGTTGAGCAAGTACGTGAATATGTTAAAGGTGCGTTCTGGGTTGAACTGATTATATCTCGTGCATTGATTAGATATGCTTGTAAATATACTTGTAACGCTGCAACTGACAATTTTGTACTCAATGTTTAGAGTTTCACCCAAACTTGATTGGCCTCACTGGTACCCCAGAAGAGATAAAGAAAACGGCACGTGCTTATCGGGTTTACTATATGAAGACAGAAGAAGAAGGCTCAGATTACCTTGTTGATCACTCAATAGTCATGTATGTGTTACTTGATCCTAGCTGTGATTGCCACCTGTCTGTTTTAATTGCCTCTCAATTTCAATATCTACAACCTTTATCAATACAAGCACACGTTGATTTTTTTCCCGTCATGTATCATCAATCTGAAAACCATTACTTATAGTGGTTTTAGCTACCTAATTGCCATTTGATCACGTCAAGAGTGCACCTGTGCATGAACAAAGTCTCATGGAGTTGATGATCTTGTGGTGGAGTGATAAGTACTGCTTCATCCTTAACCAATGGTCTCGGGTTCAAGCCTTGGGTATGGAATCGCCTTTGTTAGATAGAGAGCGATTTACACccaaattttatcatttatcaTAATCTGTTTGGTGTTTTATTAACTAAACCGATCTTGCCCTTTGGATAAATGACTAGAACATGATTGACTAATGAATTAGCAGTTCTAATTGACTAAAAAATTATAAGTTTCTTGGAATCATTTTTGGTCATTAATTCACAAAAACTATCTGTATTTCACATATTAATTCGTAAATGATGAAATTGGTTTCataaacaatacaaaaatatTCTGTGTAGGCATCGAGTACTCCAAATTCCTAGAGATGTAATTTAATCTCTTTTGATGGTAATTTGCATTTCTGTTTAGTGGCAAATATTTTGTCTCCCAATCTGCTTAAGTCATACAGATTGAGCATGCTTTAAGATTATCCGTCTCTCTTAGATCTTGAATGCTTAATGATATCTCTCTAAAATGTTTTGGATTATTCTTCCATTGAAAAGGTTATGTTACTTTAACACATGAATTTTGATGAGATTGATAATAAAATGTGCAGGTATCTTATGGATCCTAAGATGGAATTTGTGAAGTTTTTCGGAAAGAATAATGACGTCGACATGCTTACTGATGGCATAATTAATGAGATAAAGCAATATAAGCGAGTCAAGGCATAAATACTCGTGGAAGGGTGTAAGCTGTTGCTTGAGCATTAAGCATTGCATCTGGCGGAATATTTGTCGTGAATACATCAGAGAGATTTTTTTGAGTTACTTTAAAGCTTACATGATATTTGAAAAAACATGACATTCAATTTCAgtatttgaagaaaattgttgcaGTTTGATGGTATACTGCAATCCTGAATTAGGAATGGTATTCGTTACAGTTCTACTGGCATTACTCTTGGCAACTAAGTAAACGttgttgtgtttaataatataaggttgAAGTTTACCATTCATTTTGCAGTTCACAAGAAGTTATCTTTCTGCAGTGGGAATGATTTATTTAATCTGGTTGATTCCTTGAGCTCTTTGTGTTTATACTTGCCTCTGAAATACAAATGCTTATGATTACTTGTCAACTTTTCCCCCTAAATGCAAGGATATGAAATATTATGATACAATGAACTGAGAATTCTCTGATAGATTGTTGAGTAAGAGACGTATTACATATTTCTTGTAAGGAAAAAAGTAATTTATTATAATTTGTTTTTGATAATCAGGAAATGGCCGAGGCTAGTTGGCGCACAATTTGAAACTTGGTGGGTAATGAGCCTACGCCGACACCTGTCTACTTAAATACAAAGCGTTCAAAACTCGGTTTGAAACTTGGTGGGTAATGAGCCCACGTCGATACCTTTGTCTACTTAAATACAAAGCGTTCAAAACTCGGTGGATAATGAGCTTAACATACATCCTTCTCTAAAATTCTTGATGTGCACCTTTGTCTACTTAAATACAAAGCGTTCAAAACTCGGTGGATAATGAGCTTAACAGACATCCTTCTCTAAAATTCTTGATGTGCACTTAACTCAGACATTAAGAGCATAATTCACATGGATATAGTAAGTCTTCTTGAGATGCTTTAATGGTagtctttatttttttcctttcacTCGTAGTGTGGGGACTTTCGAAAGCCCGGACCATTCTATGCAGCTCACAAAAGAGTATTATGAATTAGAAAAAACACTCAGcaattcatgtaaagataaatctgaacgaaaacactgttcaaaatccggagaATATTCcgacataatatactggagttccagtataatatatcggtccagcataatatgctgaaagtccatacacaagtgctccaatctccagtatattatgctggaactttccgcgtgttggagttccagcataatatgttggaagttcatacacatgtgcatcaatctccagtatattatgctggaccggtccgtgttgcagcaaaatagtgactatttttcaatgactttgcaaacgctgactatttttgaattaccagtccgaaaactggctagcccgcaCTATTTTTACCAGCAATTTAGTACAATGAGTAGTTCTGGTTAACCTTCTAAAATTTAAATGATAATAATCAATTTGTACTAGAAGTTCTACATCTAGCCAAGACAATCACCTTTAGAGCTTCATAACGGTTGGTTTCTCTCACCTAGAGAGGCCACCTTAAGTTCCTTTCAAGATCATGCCATTGTTTTGGCACATTGGAAAATTTAGAGAAATACCAAAATCGTTCATAAGCTACATTGTTTAAATCTGGCAGGAGCAAAATCTCCATATCCTTGATTGCATCATCCCGTATTAGTAAATCTTCTTCATGTTTGTGATCTTCATTTGCAAGAAAATCTGCACACCCCACCCACGGGCTTCGTCGTACCCTGCCTACTCGTCCCGTACCAATTCGGTCGATCCGGAATGGATCGGTTAATATTGGAGCTTGGTCTTGACTCTTCTgtgtggtattcacatctagcagtGATTGGAACATCTCGCAAAATCCAACCACTTCACCTACTTCAT
Proteins encoded in this window:
- the LOC107796028 gene encoding protein SCO1 homolog 1, mitochondrial translates to MAKAISRNQQIRYFLYHSISSSKPSFHSLSKALPHTKPLPLSPLVGLGNLAFQAMSSGRLESGLNCYRSLCTSNSVNQSSSESNGSSSGANSGKSESSGGSQKTSEQGKPIRGSPVSWMSFFLLVCTGAGLVYYYDREKKRHIEDITTASTSVKQGPSAGKAAIGGPFNLIDHNGKPVTEKDFFGKWTVVYFGFTHCPDICPDELQKLAAAVDKIKKSGIQVIPVFISVDPERDTVEQVREYVKEFHPNLIGLTGTPEEIKKTARAYRVYYMKTEEEGSDYLVDHSIVMYLMDPKMEFVKFFGKNNDVDMLTDGIINEIKQYKRVKA